Proteins encoded in a region of the Planococcus shixiaomingii genome:
- the yqeH gene encoding ribosome biogenesis GTPase YqeH, with protein MNEIPTCIGCGAQIQTDRPGELGYAPQSSLNKEEIICQRCFRLKNYNELQPVSLTDDDFLRILNGLGERKGLIVKIVDIFDFNGSWLPGLHRFVGGNDILLIGNKADLLPKSVKQNKLINWMKQEAKKLGLKPVDVLLVSAHKGTGVAEAMEAIEHYRKGEDVYVVGCTNVGKSTLINRIIKQATGQSDIITTSHFPGTTLDMIEIPLDDERSLYDTPGIINHHQLAHHLHTSDLKMIMPKKEIKPRVFQLNAEQTLFIGGLARFDFIQGDRSSFTVHIANDLTIHRTKLENADALYEQHFGDMLAPPSAEFKEDYPELVRHEFRVKDSKTDIVFSGLGWITVQHPNVVIAAHAPKGVEVFLRPSLI; from the coding sequence TTGAACGAAATACCAACATGCATCGGATGCGGAGCGCAAATCCAAACGGATCGGCCTGGAGAATTAGGTTACGCACCCCAATCCTCATTAAATAAAGAAGAAATTATTTGCCAGCGTTGCTTTAGATTAAAAAATTACAATGAACTTCAACCCGTATCGCTTACCGATGATGATTTTCTGCGGATTTTAAACGGTCTTGGCGAACGCAAGGGCTTGATCGTTAAAATCGTTGATATCTTTGATTTCAACGGAAGCTGGCTTCCAGGGCTTCACCGATTTGTCGGCGGAAATGATATTTTGCTGATCGGCAATAAAGCAGACTTGTTGCCAAAATCTGTAAAACAGAACAAGCTGATCAACTGGATGAAGCAAGAAGCAAAAAAACTGGGCTTGAAGCCGGTTGACGTGCTGCTGGTCAGCGCGCATAAAGGAACAGGAGTTGCCGAAGCGATGGAAGCGATTGAGCATTATCGCAAAGGCGAAGATGTTTATGTCGTCGGCTGTACAAATGTCGGGAAATCGACGTTAATCAACCGAATCATCAAGCAAGCCACTGGTCAATCGGATATTATCACAACTTCCCATTTTCCAGGAACAACTCTAGACATGATCGAAATTCCGCTGGATGATGAGCGTTCACTTTACGATACTCCTGGTATTATTAACCATCATCAATTAGCGCATCATCTGCATACTTCCGATTTGAAAATGATCATGCCGAAAAAAGAAATAAAACCGCGAGTATTCCAATTGAATGCGGAACAAACTTTATTCATCGGCGGCTTAGCTCGCTTTGATTTTATTCAAGGAGACCGGTCCTCGTTTACGGTTCACATTGCCAACGACCTGACCATTCACCGCACCAAACTGGAAAATGCGGACGCTCTTTACGAGCAGCATTTTGGCGACATGCTGGCTCCGCCTTCTGCTGAATTCAAGGAAGACTATCCAGAACTAGTGCGCCACGAATTCCGGGTAAAAGACAGCAAGACTGATATCGTCTTTTCAGGCCTTGGCTGGATTACGGTCCAGCATCCGAACGTTGTTATTGCGGCCCATGCCCCTAAAGGCGTAGAAGTGTTTTTAAGACCGTCACTTATCTAG